From a single Scomber japonicus isolate fScoJap1 chromosome 12, fScoJap1.pri, whole genome shotgun sequence genomic region:
- the LOC128369603 gene encoding sorting nexin-16-like, giving the protein MAALFVPVPTPVDRTAAHRSWIKRGSPIGTSTSSTDCEPSPPEGIPSVTGVGPWDTADKSQSRPQGGMLDGSIPLLEGEREFGESWVERPITPTLLGYEIREDRAKFTVYKILVTGSEADSWVIFRRYTDFCRLNDKLKELFPGLRLGLPPKRWFKDNYEEEFLEERQIGLQTFLQNLISHKDIMSSEVVKHFLCLVEPPNPFDSLEESRAFCETLEETNHRLQMELLDKQREVDTLKMTLEERENHINLLAKKVK; this is encoded by the exons ATGGCTGCTCTGTTTGTTCCAGTTCCCACCCCAGTAGACAGGACTGCAGCACACAGGTCTTGGATCAAGAGGGGGTCTCCCATAGGTACTAGCACCTCATCCACTGACTGTGAGCCCTCACCTCCAGAGGGAATTCCATCAGTTACAGGAGTTGGACCCTGGGATACTGCAGATAAGTCCCAGAGTAGACCCCAAGGAGGTATGTTGGATGGGTCAATCCCACTGCTGGAGGGTGAAAGGGAATTTGGGGAAAGCTGGGTGGAGAGACCCATCACCCCAACACTGCTGGGCTATGAGATCCGTGAGGACAGGGCAAAGTTCACG GTTTATAAGATCCTGGTGACTGGGAGTGAAGCGGACAGCTGGGTGATTTTCAGGAGATACACAGACTTCTGCAGACTCAACGATAAG CTTAAAGAGCTATTCCCTGGCTTACGTCTAGGCCTTCCTCCTAAACGTTGGTTCAAAGACAACTACGAAGAGGAGTTTCTGGAGGAGAGGCAGATCGGGCTGCAGACCTTTCTGCAGAACTTGATATCACACAAAGATATCATGAGCAG TGAAGTTGtcaaacattttctgtgtttggtTGAGCCACCAAATCCATTTGACAGTCTGGAGGAAAGCAGA GCTTTCTGTGAGACTctggaggaaactaaccatcgTCTCCAGATGGAGCTCTTGGACAAACAGAGAGAAGTTGACACTTTAAAGATGACtctagaggagagagagaatcacATCAACCTCCTGGCAAAGAAAGTGAAGTAG